In Fusarium falciforme chromosome 9, complete sequence, the following are encoded in one genomic region:
- a CDS encoding Glycoside hydrolase family 28, translating into MKLSIFVSALSLVTSALAGAVELPAGVPRSVDEFREKHQYTPPAKRSHRKVFTIRASKNDHDDVSSEFYKGLKRANKGGTLHLTKGHTYVIGKPLDLTWLDNVHVHLDGEIKFTNDTGYWQKNSFTHPFQNSIMFWKWGGKNIKIYGNGVLNGNGQRWWNEFAGKEILDKTNQYLRPILFYAENATGLDIQGIHFKDSPCWTNFVVTSKDISFKDVICTAHSNNATSLPKNTDFFDSLNVEHLTVERAWVDIGDDCFSPKSNASDVYVNTMYCNGTHGQSIGSLGQYKGEKSFVKDVVIENVWMLNGQHGARLKTWAGPDVGYGFIDNVTFRNFWGGNNEYTAFIDSCYFNIDEATCAKYPSQMNITNILFENFTGYSSGKYGDAIARLTCSSNPNAVCENIKFKNFDIKTPCGGKPVVICDGVSDIGMDCVSATSKEAKAALANKCTAPAASVSPFKVRKFHE; encoded by the exons ATGAAGCTGTCAATCTTTGTTTCCGCCCTTTCCCTCGTCACGAGTGCACTCGCAGGAGCTGTTGAGCTTCCCGCTGGTGTTCCTCGAAGCGTGGATGAGTTTCGTGAGAAACATCAATACACGCCGCCAGCCAAGCGCAGTCACCGCAAGGTGTTTACCATCAGGGCCTCCAAGAACGATCATGATGATGTTTCGTCTGAGTTCTACAAGGGCTTGAAGAGGGCGAACAAGGGAGGTACACTCCACTTGACCAAGGGACATACATATGTCATTGGCAAGCCTCTTGACTTGACCTGGCTGGATAATGTCCATGTTCATCTTGATGGAGAGATCAAGTTTACCAATGATACTGGGTACTGGCAGAAGAACTCCTTCACTCATCCCTTCCAG AACTCGATCATGTTCTGGAAGTGGGGAGGCAAGAACATCAAGATCTACGGTAACGGAGTGTTGAACGGAAACGGTCAACGCTGGTGGAACGAGTTTGCCGGTAAAGAGATTCTGGACAAGACGAACCAGTACCTTCGTCCCATTCTCTTCTACGCCGAGAACGCCACTGGTCTGGACATTCAGGGAATCCACTTCAAGGATTCGCCCTGCTGGACCAACTTTGTCGTTACTT CAAAGGACATCTCTTTCAAGGATGTTATCTGCACGGCTCACTCCAACAACGCCACGTCTCTTCCCAAGAACACCGACTTTTTTGATTCTTTGAATGTCGAGCATCTGACGGTTGAGCGTGCCTGGGTTGATATCGGTGATGACTGCTTCTCACCCAAGAGCAATGCTTCGGATGTCTATGTCAACACCATGTACTGCAACG GCACCCATGGACAGTCCATTGGATCTCTTGGTCAGTACAAGGGCGAAAAGTCCTTTGTCAAGGATGTCGTCATCGAGAACGTCTGGATGCTCAACGGCCAACACGGAGCCCGTCTCAAGACCTGGGCCGGCCCTGATGTTGGTTACGGTTTCATCGACAACGTCACTTTCCGAAACTTCTGGGGTGGCAACAACGAGTACACTGCCTTCATCGACTCTTGCTACTTCAACATTGACGAGGCAACATGTGCCAAGTACCCCTCGCAGATgaacatcaccaacatcctcTTCGAGAACTTTACCGGTTACTCATCCGGCAAGTACGGCGATGCCATCGCGAGGTTGACATGCAGCAGCAACCCCAACGCCGTGTGCGAGAACATCAAGTTCAAGAACTTTGACATCAAGACGCCTTGCGGCGGAAAGCCTGTTGTCATCTGCGATGGTGTTTCAGACATTGGCATGGACTGTGTGAGTGCGACCAGCAAGGAAGCCAAGGCGGCATTGGCGAACAAGTGCACTGCCCCTGCGGCTTCTGTGAGTCCATTCAAGGTCCGAAAGTTTCATGAGTAA
- a CDS encoding Methyltransf-25 domain-containing protein: MPGDSDPLINDNTKLQAYYASLESRIGYKVFLGDTRHFGYYPSDKSWPFPIGRSLRAMETKMGELLNLPPGANVLDAGCGVGHVALHLAKEFKYRVKAVDVVEHHVAKAKRNFARSGLSEGQISASRMDYHHLETLDDDSFDGVYTMETLVHATDPKAVLAGFFRILRPGGHVAHFEYDHEFVSDSTEDMAQSMKKINDYSAMPTNDISHPGVFKEMLEEAGFTDVTVRDYSKNIVPMTRLFYLVAYVPWLLVTFFHLEKHFINTVAGVESYRGRDRWHYVAITAKKPGEPIEEPKTR; the protein is encoded by the coding sequence ATGCCTGGCGACTCGGACCCATTAATCAACGACAACACCAAACTCCAGGCCTACTATGCCTCCCTCGAGTCTAGAATCGGCTACAAGGTGTTCCTTGGTGACACGCGTCACTTTGGTTATTATCCTAGCGACAAAAGCTGGCCTTTCCCCATCGGTCGCTCGCTGAGGGCCATGGAGACAAAGATGGGCGAACTGCTGAACCTTCCCCCAGGCGCCAATGTGCTTGACGCCGGCTGCGGCGTCGGACACGTAGCTCTTCATCTTGCAAAAGAATTCAAGTACCGCGTCAAggctgttgatgttgttgagcaCCACGTTGCCAAGGCGAAGCGCAACTTTGCCCGATCCGGGCTATCCGAAGGACAAATCTCGGCGAGTCGGATGGACTACCACCACCTCGAAACCCTAGACGACGATTCTTTTGACGGAGTCTACACTATGGAGACTCTTGTGCACGCTACGGATCCTAAGGCTGTTCTCGCGGGTTTCTTTCGCATTCTACGCCCAGGTGGCCATGTTGCTCATTTCGAGTATGACCACGAGTTCGTCTCTGACTCAACCGAGGATATGGCCCAGTCAATGAAGAAAATCAATGACTATTCCGCCATGCCAACAAATGACATCTCGCATCCCGGTGTCTTCAAagagatgctcgaggaggCAGGTTTTACCGACGTCACGGTTCGAGACTACTCAAAGAACATTGTCCCCATGACGCGGCTGTTCTATCTGGTCGCCTATGTCCCTTGGCTCCTCGTTACCTTTTTCCACTTGGAGAAGCATTTCATCAACACGGTGGCTGGTGTCGAGTCGTATCGAGGACGTGATCGTTGGCATTATGTTGCTATTACGGCTAAGAAACCAGGGGAACCTATCGAGGAGCCCAAGACGAGGTAA